The Corynebacterium sp. SCR221107 genome includes the window TCTCGTGGGCGGGGCCAGCGCGCTGCCGCTGGTGCCGCGTCTGCTGCGGGAGAAGTTTGGCCGGCGCATTCACCGCTCGCCGCTGCCCACGGCATCCACGGCGGTGGGCCTGGCCATCGCAGCAGATCCGGAGTCGTCCTATCTACTCAGCGATCGACTCTCCCGTGGCATCGGTGTTTTCCGCGAGACCGATGGGGGCGCCCAGGTCACCTTTGACAAGCTTGTTGGCCCAGAGGCAAAGGCCGAGGACGGCAACACAATTACCGTCGAGCGCCACTATCATGCGGCCCACAACGTGGGATGGTTCCGCTTCGTCGAGTATTCCGCACAGGCCGCCAATGATGTTGAGCCAGGAGATTTCACGCTTCTGGCCGAAGTCGCGGTGCCATTCGACCCCGCTTTGCGGAAGCTGGATCCGGAGGAGCTGGCGAAGGTGCCGGTGACCCGCGGGGAGTTTGGCATCGACGTCACCGAGACGGTTACCATCGACGCCAATGGCATCGCCGCCATTCACATCCGTTGCTCGGATGGCTTCGAGGTCGAGGTGGAAGGGAAAGTTCTGTAGCTGTTCACCCTAGGCTTCGTCGGTGACTACCACGCATGCTTATGTAGACCTACTTTTGCTATGGATGACTTCACTCGCATCCCCACGATTCTTACAGCGTTGGAAGATGTCTGGCTTGGGCAACCTGACCTCAATTTTGGAGCCCTCATCGGCATGCTCGGTAACTTCGGGGTTGATTGGACGACGACCGACGAGCGCGCCTTGACGCTGCTGCACGACATCGCCACGAGGTTTCCCGGCACGGTCAGTAGGCAGGACGGTCGGGCTACTGGATTATTCGAGGTCATCGCAGATTCGGGTGCGCGTCGCCTCTTTTTGGATCCGAATAGGGTGCTCGTACTACCAGGCAAACAACGCGCTAAGGAGTCGAAGGCCGTCCACGCCCGACCGCGAATGCTAGGATCGCCGCCAAGTATGTGGGCGTATTCACACATCAGGCAAGCACAAGTGGGGATGCCCCTCCTCGTCGTTGACCCGGAAGGATTTGTGCACCGGCTCGGGGTAGTGGAAAGGATCATCCCGCGGCATGTGCCCACCCCTTCGCGGGAGTCCACCTCAGGGCTGGTTGTTGATGCCTTCTATCATGTGCGCCGCGGCGACGACGATGACCTTAAGCTTCTCTGCCTCGACGGGCACGTGTGTGCGTGGGTCGTCGGCAGGCGCGAAACCCGTAGCTATAGCATCAGCCCCGGCGAGGTTGCCTTCAATGAAGAAGGCCTCATCGCCCGTGTCGCGCTTTCCGACGCCAAGGCGGGCCAGCACAAGAATCCCAAGCAGGACCACAGCCGTGCCGGTCGTATCTTCGACGTGGTAAAAGGTGGGGATAGCAACAGCAGTGCAGTCCGGCGCCAAGGAACCGGTGACCGCAGCGTGAGTGCGGGTGTGAACCCTGCCTCCGGTGGCAACGGCGAAGACGGCGCGTCCCAAAGGGTTGACCTCATGGTGTTAGGCAGTGAAGAAGAATGAATGAATTCACCCGCTTGATGTGGGAACAGCTTGCCATCGAACCCTGGCGCATCCCCGTGGTCATGATCTCAGCGATCGGCGCTTACCTAGGCTTTCTCCTCTTGGTGCGCGTCTTCGGTGTGCGTGTATTGGCCAAGATGAGTTCCTTCGACACGGTCGTCATTGTCATGTATGGTGCGGTCGCCGGCCGTGTCATTATCGGGAACCCGCCCACATTGGCCGCCGGCATCATCGGTTTGCTCACCCTGATGGGCATTGAGGCGGTCATGGGGGAAGGGCGTCGCATCGCCGGGCTGCGCCGCACCTTCGATACCCGACCGCAGGTGGTCATGGTGCACGGAAAGGTGGTCGAAGACAAGCTCAGGCGCAGCCACCTCGCTAAGTCGGACCTACGGCTTGCCATTCGTCGGGCCGGAATTCCCGCGCTGAATCAGGTGCAGCTCGTCATCCTAGAACCCACCGGAAACCTATCCATCTTCCGCGAGGGCGTGGACATTGACCCGAATCTGCTTCGGGGGGTGGCGGGCGTCGACTTGCTGTACCCATAGCAACCTGTGTCCGTCGGCAAGCGAATGCGGGAAAGAAGCAAACTCTCCGTGAACGCAATATAAAAAAATTTCTAAAAGGGCTTGAGTCTAGGAATTATTCGTGCTTTAATAGACGGGTTGCCTTAACACGGCGGTTGTGCCATGGCCACGTTCGGAGATTGAACATCAATAAACCGGCAGGTCATCGCATCTAGGAACAGTTGTGGTTTGGCAAACATGACACCTTCGAGGTGGTAGTAAAGCGGACACGCTTGCTACGCGTCTAAGGATCTTCAAGGAATAAGGCCCCAAGCCAGTTCCCTTGAAGGCCGGTTTCGAAGGGGCATGGCAAATAAACAGCGGCAGTATACGTAAGAGACCCACGCTTATCACGAGTATTGGTCCCTTCCGGCTTGACATCCGGGGTCTTGTACCCCCGAAGCAAGATTGCAAGGTGTTTGTTGTGCCTTACACCCTCTGAATCTGGCAAGTCGAATCAAAAGACAAGTCAAGTTAAGAACTGGCGTTGCGCCCAGACCCCAATGAAGTCCGGACAACGTTATAGAGAAATATGAAGCGATTCCCACCAATCCTGTTGGAAGTGGGACAAGCGAGGAAGAGGATAAGCGTGGCGGGACAAAAGATCCGCATTCGGCTGAAGGCCTACGATCACGAGGCGATCGACGCTTCTGCAAAGAAGATTGTTGAGACGGTCACCCGTACCGGTGCTCGTGTTGTTGGTCCGGTGCCGTTGCCCACCGAAAAGAACGTATACGCCGTTATTCGTTCTCCCCATAAGTACAAGGATTCTCGCGAGCACTTCGAGATGCGCACGCACAAGCGCCTGATCGACATCCTCGACCCGACGCCGAAGACGGTTGACGCTCTCATGCGCATCGACCTTCCGGCCAGCGTCGACGTGAACATTCAGTGATCGACGGAATAATTGGCAGCGGAGAATAAATAATGAGTGAAACTGAGATCAAGGGCATTCTGGGCACCAAGCTCGGCATGACCCAGATCTTCGACGAGGATAACCGCGTTGTTCCGGTTACCGTCGTTGAAGCTGGACCATGCGTTGTCACCCAGATTCGCACCGAAGAGACTGATGGCTACACCGCCATCCAGATCGCCTACGGCGAAATCGACCCACGCAAGGCTAACAAGCCTGCAACCGGCCACTTCAAGAAGGCTGGCGTTACCCCCCGTCGCCACGTCGCCGAGATTCGTATGGACGATGTCTCCGGCTACGAGGTTGGCCAGGAAGTTACCGCGTCCATCTTCGAGGGTGTCACCTTCGTGGATGTAACCGGTACCACCAAGGGTAAGGGCTACGCCGGCGGCATGAAGCGCCACGGCTTTGCCGGCCAGGGTGCATCCCACGGTAACCAGGCTGCTCACCGCCGCGTCGGTGGCATCGGCGCCTGCGCTACCCCGGGCCGCATCTTCAAGGGCAAGCGCATGGCTGGCCGCATGGGTCAAGACCGCGTCACCACCCAGAACCTCAAGGTTCAGAAGATTGACGCCGATGCTAACCTCATCCTGATCAAGGGTGCTATCCCAGGCATCCGCGGTGGCATCGTTACCGTTAAGACCGCAGTGAAGGGCGGTGCACACGCATGACCAATCTGAAGTTGGACGTCCACACCGCTGAGGGTGCAACCGCTGGCGCAGTTGAGCTGCCTGCAGAGATCTTCGACCGCGAAGTTTCTGTTGCTCTTATGCACCAGGTTGTTAACGCTCAGCTCGCTGCAAAGCGTCAGGGCACCCACTCCACCAAGACCCGCGGTGAGGTCGCTGGCGGCGGCAAGAAGCCGTTCCGTCAGAAGGGCACCGGTCGCGCTCGTCAGGGTTCGATCCGCGCTCCTCACTTCGCTGGTGGTGGCATCTCGCACGGCCCTAAGCCGCGCGATTACGCACAGCGTACCCCTAAGAAGATGATCAAGGCTGCTCTCTACGGCGCTCTGTCGGATCGTGCCCGCCACGACCGCATCCACGTCGTTTCCGAGCTGGTTCCTGGTCAGACTCCTTCCACCAAGTCCGCACGCGCTTTCATCGAGCGCCTGACCGACCGCCGCAACGTCTTGTTCGTTGTCGGTCGCGAGGACATCAACGCACAGAAGAGTGCTCGCAACCTGCCAGGCGTTCACATCCTGTTCGCCGACCAGCTGAACACCTACGACGTCTTGAAGTCTGACGACGTTGTGTTCTCCGTCGAGGCTCTGAATGCCTTCATCACCCGCGCTACCGGCGCGGCTAAGGAGGACAACTAATGGCTAAGATCGCAGACCCACGTGACATCATTCTCGCCCCGGTCGTGTCTGAGAAGTCTTATGGCCTGATGGAGCAGAACCAGTACACGTTCTTCGTTGCTCCTACCGCCAACAAGACCCAGATCAAGATCGCCATCGAGCAGATCTTCGGCGTTAAGGTCGCCTCCGTGAACACCGCTAACCGCGAGGGCAAGCGCAAGCGCTCCCGCTCCGGTTTCGGTACCCGTAAGGCAACCAAGCGCGCGTATGTGACGCTTCGTGAGGGCAGCGACGCTATCGACATCTTCGGCGCTAACGCCTAAGAGGGTCGAGGTAAGGACAAACTATGGCTATTCGTAAGTACAAGCCGACAACCCCGGGTCGCCGCCAGAGCTCCGTTTCTATGTTCGAGGAGATCACTCGCTCGACTCCAGAAAAGTCTCTGGTTCGCCCACTCCCTAAGAAGGGCGGCCGTAACGTTCACGGCCACATCACCGTTCGCCACAAGGGCGGCGGTCACAAGCGCCAGTACCGTCTCATCGACTTCCGTCGCAACGACAAGGACGGCATCCCGGCTAAGGTCGCTCACATCGAGTACGACCCGAACCGCACCGCCAACATCGCTTTGCTGCACTACGTCGATGGCGAGAAGCGCTACATCATCGCTCCTAAGGGCCTAAAGCAGGGCCAGATGGTTGAGTCCGGCGCCAACGCCGACATCAAGGTTGGCAACAACCTGCCACTGCGCAACATCCCTGCGGGTACCGTCATCCACAACGTCGAGCTCAAGCCAGGTGCTGGCGCAAAGCTCGCTCGTTCTGCCGGTGCTTCCATCCAGTTGCTCGGTAAGGCTGGCAAGTACGCAGTCCTGCGTATGCCGTCTTCCGAAATCCGCCGTGTGGACATCCGCTGCCGCGCAACCGTTGGTGAGGTCGGCAACGCTGACCAGATCAACATCCGTTGGGGCAAGGCTGGTCGCATGCGTTGGAAGGGCGTTCGCCCAACCGTCCGTGGTGTCGTTATGAACCCGGTCGACCACCCGCACGGTGGTGGTGAAGGTAAGACCTCCGGTGGTCGTCACCCAGTGTCCCCATGGGGCAAGAAGGAAGGTCGCACCCGCAACCCCAACCGTTACAGCAACAACATGATCGTGCAGCGTCGCCGCACGAACAAGAGCAAGAAGCGCTAAGAGGAGGTAAGGAAAGATGCCACGTAGCCTTAAGAAGGGCCCGTTCGTCGATGAGCACCTCCTCAACAAGGTCGATGCTCAGAACGAAAAGGGCACCAAGCAGGTCATCAAGACCTGGTCCCGCCGTTCCACCATTCTGCCTGACTTCATCGGTCACACCTTCGCCGTTCACGACGGCCGCAAGCACGTGCCGGTGTTCGTGGACGACTCTATGGTCGGCCACAAGCTGGGCGAGTTCGCTCCCACCAAGACCTTCAAGGGTCACATCCAGGACAAGAAGGGACGTCGATAAGCGATGAGCGAAGCTATCACTTCCGCACGCGCTACCGCGCGTTTCGTCCGCGTCACCCCGATGAAGGCTCGCCGCGTGATCGACCTGGTTCGCGGCAAGTCCGTCGAGGAGGCCCTGGCTATCCTGAAGTACGCCCCGCAGGCTGCTTCCGAGCCAGTCGCCAAGGTCGTTGCTTCCGCAGCCGCCAACGCTGAGAACAACTTCGGCCTGGATCGTCGCTCCCTGGTTATCTCCGAGGCTTTCGCCGACGAGGGACCAACCATGCGTCGTTTCCGTCCGCGCGCTCAGGGTCGTGCTTTCCAGATCCGCAAGC containing:
- a CDS encoding DUF421 domain-containing protein gives rise to the protein MNEFTRLMWEQLAIEPWRIPVVMISAIGAYLGFLLLVRVFGVRVLAKMSSFDTVVIVMYGAVAGRVIIGNPPTLAAGIIGLLTLMGIEAVMGEGRRIAGLRRTFDTRPQVVMVHGKVVEDKLRRSHLAKSDLRLAIRRAGIPALNQVQLVILEPTGNLSIFREGVDIDPNLLRGVAGVDLLYP
- the rpsS gene encoding 30S ribosomal protein S19; translation: MPRSLKKGPFVDEHLLNKVDAQNEKGTKQVIKTWSRRSTILPDFIGHTFAVHDGRKHVPVFVDDSMVGHKLGEFAPTKTFKGHIQDKKGRR
- the rplB gene encoding 50S ribosomal protein L2 is translated as MAIRKYKPTTPGRRQSSVSMFEEITRSTPEKSLVRPLPKKGGRNVHGHITVRHKGGGHKRQYRLIDFRRNDKDGIPAKVAHIEYDPNRTANIALLHYVDGEKRYIIAPKGLKQGQMVESGANADIKVGNNLPLRNIPAGTVIHNVELKPGAGAKLARSAGASIQLLGKAGKYAVLRMPSSEIRRVDIRCRATVGEVGNADQINIRWGKAGRMRWKGVRPTVRGVVMNPVDHPHGGGEGKTSGGRHPVSPWGKKEGRTRNPNRYSNNMIVQRRRTNKSKKR
- the rplW gene encoding 50S ribosomal protein L23; the encoded protein is MAKIADPRDIILAPVVSEKSYGLMEQNQYTFFVAPTANKTQIKIAIEQIFGVKVASVNTANREGKRKRSRSGFGTRKATKRAYVTLREGSDAIDIFGANA
- the rplD gene encoding 50S ribosomal protein L4, which encodes MTNLKLDVHTAEGATAGAVELPAEIFDREVSVALMHQVVNAQLAAKRQGTHSTKTRGEVAGGGKKPFRQKGTGRARQGSIRAPHFAGGGISHGPKPRDYAQRTPKKMIKAALYGALSDRARHDRIHVVSELVPGQTPSTKSARAFIERLTDRRNVLFVVGREDINAQKSARNLPGVHILFADQLNTYDVLKSDDVVFSVEALNAFITRATGAAKEDN
- the rplC gene encoding 50S ribosomal protein L3, with translation MSETEIKGILGTKLGMTQIFDEDNRVVPVTVVEAGPCVVTQIRTEETDGYTAIQIAYGEIDPRKANKPATGHFKKAGVTPRRHVAEIRMDDVSGYEVGQEVTASIFEGVTFVDVTGTTKGKGYAGGMKRHGFAGQGASHGNQAAHRRVGGIGACATPGRIFKGKRMAGRMGQDRVTTQNLKVQKIDADANLILIKGAIPGIRGGIVTVKTAVKGGAHA
- the rplV gene encoding 50S ribosomal protein L22; the encoded protein is MSEAITSARATARFVRVTPMKARRVIDLVRGKSVEEALAILKYAPQAASEPVAKVVASAAANAENNFGLDRRSLVISEAFADEGPTMRRFRPRAQGRAFQIRKRTSHITVVVESQEGAK
- the rpsJ gene encoding 30S ribosomal protein S10; the protein is MAGQKIRIRLKAYDHEAIDASAKKIVETVTRTGARVVGPVPLPTEKNVYAVIRSPHKYKDSREHFEMRTHKRLIDILDPTPKTVDALMRIDLPASVDVNIQ